In Rubidibacter lacunae KORDI 51-2, one DNA window encodes the following:
- a CDS encoding cytochrome c3 family protein, protein MILTRTTRFALCLVALLVAFGWYSNWLTPAAADRLAPAAVEEATQLWKTSAHALGEVNCSSCHQDAETKSFVAKPTYESCRSCHEQSVDTFLLGKHGIRLLEGESPLKPALARLPMHAEARDLLMTCNTCHDVHSVDTVVASVDSCLTCHNDTHSQNYRDSAHAGLFEASKSLPRPSATAVSCATCHLPRYEHGQGDNAVTLVNHNNTYTLLPRDRMVGEVCANCHGVEFGYNSIFDDELVEANFDRPPTLSLQTFDLIRALEERRAGRDQKDASE, encoded by the coding sequence ATGATACTGACTCGCACGACCCGGTTCGCACTCTGCCTGGTGGCGCTGCTCGTGGCGTTCGGATGGTACAGCAATTGGTTGACACCAGCGGCTGCCGATCGCCTGGCACCAGCAGCGGTTGAAGAGGCAACGCAGCTTTGGAAAACCAGCGCGCATGCCCTCGGCGAGGTCAATTGTTCGAGCTGCCACCAAGATGCCGAGACCAAGAGCTTTGTAGCCAAGCCGACCTATGAAAGCTGCCGGTCTTGCCACGAGCAGTCGGTGGATACGTTCTTGCTGGGCAAGCACGGCATTCGCCTGCTTGAAGGTGAATCGCCGCTCAAGCCCGCCCTTGCGCGACTTCCCATGCATGCCGAGGCGCGCGACTTGCTGATGACCTGCAACACCTGCCACGATGTGCACTCGGTCGATACGGTGGTGGCGTCGGTCGATTCCTGCCTGACCTGTCACAACGACACGCACTCGCAGAACTATCGCGACTCCGCCCACGCCGGGCTATTTGAAGCATCCAAGAGTTTGCCGCGCCCGAGCGCCACGGCCGTGAGCTGCGCCACCTGTCACCTCCCGCGCTACGAGCACGGACAAGGTGATAATGCCGTCACCCTGGTCAATCACAACAACACCTACACGCTGCTGCCGCGCGATCGCATGGTGGGCGAGGTATGTGCCAACTGCCACGGTGTCGAATTCGGCTACAACAGCATTTTTGACGACGAGTTGGTGGAGGCGAACTTCGATCGCCCGCCAACCCTCTCGCTGCAGACCTTCGACTTGATCCGCGCGCTCGAGGAGCGCCGGGCGGGTCGGGACCAGAAGGATGCTTCCGAGTAG
- a CDS encoding cytochrome c3 family protein, whose amino-acid sequence MASTARQRRFRWRSLFGFKGAVFLACVVLVTWLSAAFALDAKQIFLPGETSVGHYLFETSCNSCHEGFKPVTNETCTRCHEAEMATDVHGRKKFLDPRWAGSLQRLEVLTCTTCHNEHVHMFGRGVHLQPDLCTICHEGIITGDLISHNGFTPDGCWTAGCHNFHDHRTISTGFLRKNIDQPPMLPVQQLRDRAIVPTLEVAPAPDLQKEFRGGGA is encoded by the coding sequence ATGGCATCTACTGCACGGCAAAGACGGTTTCGATGGCGATCGCTGTTTGGTTTCAAGGGTGCGGTTTTTCTTGCTTGTGTGGTGCTGGTGACGTGGCTTTCTGCGGCATTTGCATTGGACGCGAAGCAGATCTTCTTGCCTGGCGAAACTTCGGTCGGTCACTATTTGTTCGAGACCTCTTGTAATTCATGTCATGAGGGTTTCAAACCCGTGACGAACGAAACGTGCACTCGCTGCCACGAAGCCGAGATGGCAACGGATGTCCACGGTCGCAAGAAGTTTTTGGACCCGCGCTGGGCCGGGAGCTTGCAAAGGCTGGAGGTGCTGACCTGCACGACTTGCCATAACGAGCACGTGCATATGTTCGGGCGCGGGGTCCACTTACAGCCGGATCTATGCACGATCTGCCACGAGGGCATCATTACCGGCGACCTCATCAGCCACAACGGCTTTACGCCTGATGGGTGCTGGACCGCAGGCTGTCACAACTTTCACGACCACCGCACGATCTCGACGGGTTTCCTGCGCAAGAATATCGACCAACCGCCGATGCTACCGGTACAGCAGCTGCGCGATCGCGCGATCGTCCCGACGCTGGAAGTCGCTCCAGCGCCGGACTTGCAGAAGGAGTTCCGGGGAGGGGGTGCGTGA
- a CDS encoding globin family protein: MSPDAGNSQEPGLQVQLLETSFEKVKPRAEEFASSFYENLFFDYPDAKPLFANADLKAQSKKLLASLVFVVDNLKNPDALTKALKGLGARHVRYGALPEHYPLVGNTLLKTFAQYLGDAWTPATEKAWTEVYGVITEVMLDGADYSPDNVKLAAVAATEAEAEAEGDSGLQVGLLEGSFALVKPRAEAFARSFYNNLFADYPAAKPLFSGTDMEAQSKKLLSSLDYVVAHLKYPVALSEALKGLGARHVQYGALPEHYPLVGNTLLKTFSQYLGEGWTSETEKAWTEAYGVITEVMLDGADYSQTEVRLESARPGNGVTQSVPGATADTQTLHASDSSDEFDEGTNVGLVAGIVAGGVTAIILLLLLL; the protein is encoded by the coding sequence ATGAGTCCTGACGCTGGAAATTCCCAAGAACCGGGGCTGCAGGTGCAGCTCTTGGAAACGAGTTTTGAGAAAGTCAAGCCGCGTGCTGAGGAGTTTGCTAGCAGTTTCTACGAAAACCTATTTTTCGACTACCCCGATGCCAAGCCACTGTTTGCGAACGCGGATCTCAAGGCTCAGAGCAAGAAGCTCTTAGCATCCCTGGTGTTCGTTGTCGATAACCTCAAGAACCCCGATGCCCTGACTAAAGCCCTCAAGGGGCTGGGCGCACGCCACGTTCGATACGGTGCACTCCCCGAGCACTATCCCCTTGTCGGCAATACACTGTTGAAAACGTTCGCGCAGTATCTTGGCGATGCTTGGACGCCTGCAACTGAGAAGGCTTGGACCGAGGTTTATGGCGTCATCACTGAGGTGATGCTGGACGGTGCCGATTACTCGCCAGACAACGTGAAGTTGGCAGCAGTTGCGGCCACCGAAGCGGAAGCGGAAGCTGAGGGCGACAGTGGGTTGCAAGTTGGATTGCTGGAAGGCAGCTTTGCGCTGGTCAAGCCGCGTGCCGAAGCGTTTGCCCGCAGTTTCTATAACAACTTGTTTGCAGATTATCCTGCTGCCAAGCCTCTTTTCTCCGGCACCGATATGGAGGCTCAAAGCAAGAAGTTGCTGTCATCGTTGGATTACGTCGTTGCCCACCTTAAATATCCGGTCGCACTATCGGAAGCCCTCAAAGGGCTGGGTGCGCGCCACGTTCAGTACGGTGCTCTTCCCGAGCATTATCCCCTCGTCGGCAATACTCTGTTGAAAACGTTCTCGCAATATCTCGGTGAGGGGTGGACCTCAGAGACCGAGAAGGCTTGGACGGAGGCTTATGGTGTCATCACCGAGGTGATGCTAGATGGTGCTGACTATTCACAAACCGAGGTACGGCTGGAGTCTGCCCGTCCTGGGAACGGCGTGACGCAATCAGTACCAGGAGCAACGGCGGACACCCAGACATTACACGCATCAGACTCTTCAGACGAGTTTGATGAGGGCACGAATGTGGGACTTGTTGCGGGGATTGTTGCTGGGGGCGTGACAGCAATTATTCTCCTGCTGCTGTTGCTTTAG
- a CDS encoding cytochrome c biogenesis protein ResB, whose amino-acid sequence MTAKFVRFLGSVRLAVPLLVAIAVISIAATFYESTVGSSVVQQAVYKSPWFGALMFLLAVNLGVSTLSRYPWRGPRKIGFALTHWGLIAIIAGSAAVIHLCVEGMLLVRTDSEPNNQVRLQGEVLDVIDPDGMQQQADIFVRADGSIYPPQVGDLSVSGYTESAIASATFANDGAVRNPAVRLRLESDRMGQTLERWLALAPAGYVRVTVGPAQLEIRRAADEDDLERLLSPPSDEAWGTLELKVAGETAVLDVREQLGQTVRLADAIAVRVVRVFPDFRLDADNHPTTVSQEFRNPALQLEVSAHGQRERWFVYGRGFEPTRSGNDIALTASYAAPQITASDYFRIAIAPSDKLLYAARSSQGFKRGELSLGESVTPGWADFRITAIERRDRARLVRRTVPVTPVAAGTMSTEAAPALHVVASDGSNTWLPWGEPATLSTAGGDYVAAFSPKRLQLPFWVKLDDFIVERNEGSDSVAMWTSRVTLLDPQRNEIARRNVWMNHPTWFRGWKLAQASWNPGDLQQSTLQLKREPWWVTALTWSGSLLVVSGIATMFYGPALAKQLRRRTQPKAIAPGVDPGIEPGGDRVEPEAAPIAAGR is encoded by the coding sequence ATGACTGCTAAGTTCGTTCGTTTTCTCGGGTCCGTCCGACTAGCCGTACCTTTGCTAGTTGCGATCGCAGTTATTTCGATCGCAGCAACGTTCTATGAATCGACGGTCGGGTCGTCCGTCGTGCAGCAGGCGGTTTACAAAAGTCCCTGGTTCGGCGCGCTGATGTTCTTACTGGCGGTGAACTTGGGGGTATCTACCTTAAGTCGTTATCCTTGGCGCGGACCGCGTAAGATTGGCTTTGCCTTGACGCACTGGGGGTTGATTGCGATTATCGCTGGTTCGGCAGCTGTCATTCACCTCTGCGTTGAGGGGATGCTATTGGTTCGGACCGACAGCGAGCCGAATAACCAAGTTCGCTTGCAGGGAGAGGTGTTGGACGTCATTGACCCCGACGGCATGCAGCAACAAGCCGACATCTTCGTTCGCGCCGACGGGTCGATATATCCCCCCCAAGTTGGCGATTTATCTGTGTCCGGCTACACCGAATCGGCGATTGCCTCAGCAACCTTTGCCAACGACGGAGCAGTTCGTAATCCAGCCGTGCGGTTGCGCTTGGAGAGCGATCGCATGGGTCAAACCCTGGAGCGCTGGTTAGCCCTGGCTCCGGCTGGCTACGTCCGCGTGACCGTCGGTCCGGCACAGCTCGAGATCCGCCGAGCTGCCGATGAGGACGACCTGGAGCGGTTGTTGAGCCCGCCGTCCGATGAAGCGTGGGGCACGTTGGAGCTGAAGGTGGCAGGCGAAACAGCTGTCCTCGACGTGCGCGAACAGCTGGGGCAGACGGTCCGACTCGCGGACGCGATCGCAGTTCGGGTGGTGCGGGTGTTTCCAGACTTCCGCCTCGATGCGGACAACCATCCGACGACTGTATCCCAGGAGTTTCGCAATCCGGCCCTACAGCTTGAAGTATCTGCCCACGGTCAACGCGAACGCTGGTTTGTCTACGGGCGCGGGTTCGAGCCGACGCGCTCCGGTAACGATATCGCGCTAACCGCCAGCTATGCAGCCCCCCAAATCACTGCCTCCGACTACTTCCGCATCGCGATCGCTCCCAGCGACAAACTGTTATATGCGGCGCGTTCGTCACAAGGGTTCAAACGCGGCGAGCTGAGCCTTGGCGAATCCGTAACGCCGGGCTGGGCGGACTTTCGCATCACGGCAATCGAGCGGCGCGATCGCGCCCGGTTAGTCCGACGCACGGTCCCCGTAACGCCCGTGGCAGCAGGGACGATGTCAACAGAGGCAGCGCCAGCATTGCACGTCGTCGCTTCGGATGGCAGCAACACCTGGTTGCCGTGGGGCGAACCAGCAACGCTGTCGACGGCCGGCGGCGATTACGTCGCGGCATTCAGTCCGAAGCGATTGCAGCTGCCCTTTTGGGTGAAGCTGGACGATTTTATTGTCGAGCGCAATGAGGGCAGCGACTCGGTCGCGATGTGGACGAGCCGCGTGACCTTGCTCGACCCGCAGCGCAATGAGATCGCTCGCCGCAACGTGTGGATGAACCATCCGACCTGGTTCCGGGGCTGGAAGCTGGCCCAAGCCTCTTGGAATCCCGGCGATTTACAGCAATCGACGCTCCAGCTCAAGCGCGAGCCCTGGTGGGTAACGGCCCTGACGTGGAGCGGTTCGCTACTAGTTGTCTCCGGCATTGCCACCATGTTCTACGGTCCGGCCCTCGCCAAGCAATTGCGCCGCCGCACCCAACCCAAGGCAATCGCGCCCGGGGTTGACCCTGGTATCGAGCCCGGTGGCGATCGCGTCGAGCCCGAGGCGGCACCGATTGCTGCCGGTCGGTAA
- a CDS encoding cytochrome c biogenesis protein, with translation MKVLAGIIGFCLGCLLLLLPLGQFQPDNLDSLRTLAVQLDGRKKPLDTVAKETVAQIYGATTYRHDERAEDYFDTYLSLWFNTRNWNTEPFILVGYRPLREVVGLDRDRKRFAFQELVNNSELGALVGRARQKRADDQDLERLEREALAVEDRVTLLYNAVGDTNLPLVPHPSDLKGTWVGLSQGQKLYEPETIAPLLADYALMQQTLLSGGALHLNAIAPLAAALKDGLTALSPAIYPADAVLAREVRFNHFHPFAKAWKLYGLAFAIALASIGVLRQPLYWGAIGLFITGIGIQTYGFWARMQIAGRPPVTNMYESVVWVGFGIAAIALVFELCSRARYYLLAAAPLAIVCLVLADSLPAVLDPTISPLVPVLRDNFWLSIHVPTIALSYASFALALGVGHVAIANYVFAPQATLRLKTLTQLNYRVLQVGVLLLTAGIILGGIWAHFSWGRFWGWDPKETWALIALLCYVAPLHGRLVGWIDDFGLNVTSIVSFNAVLMAWYGVNFVLGSGLHSYGFGTGGSELAIASVVGVDLLLVAIAAARHAGWGSSAETLAAEGNNRKPSVEISGLVD, from the coding sequence ATGAAAGTCCTGGCTGGCATCATCGGTTTTTGCTTGGGTTGCTTGCTGCTCCTGCTGCCGCTCGGGCAGTTTCAGCCCGACAACCTCGACTCGCTTCGTACCCTTGCCGTACAGCTCGACGGTCGCAAGAAACCGCTCGATACCGTTGCCAAGGAAACTGTTGCCCAAATCTACGGCGCGACGACCTACCGCCACGACGAGCGTGCCGAAGACTATTTCGACACGTACCTGTCGCTGTGGTTCAACACGCGCAACTGGAATACCGAACCCTTCATTTTGGTCGGATATCGCCCGCTGCGCGAGGTCGTCGGTTTGGACCGCGATCGCAAGCGCTTTGCCTTCCAAGAACTCGTCAATAACAGCGAGTTGGGAGCCCTCGTGGGGCGGGCGCGACAGAAGCGCGCCGATGACCAAGACCTCGAGCGCCTGGAGCGCGAGGCGCTCGCCGTCGAAGACCGCGTGACGCTACTCTACAACGCGGTTGGCGACACCAATCTGCCGCTCGTGCCCCATCCATCCGATCTCAAAGGCACGTGGGTCGGATTGTCGCAAGGGCAAAAGCTGTACGAGCCCGAAACGATCGCGCCGTTGCTGGCAGACTATGCGTTAATGCAGCAGACTCTGTTGAGTGGGGGTGCTCTCCACTTAAACGCGATCGCTCCCTTGGCTGCTGCGCTGAAAGATGGCTTAACCGCCCTCAGTCCCGCAATCTATCCTGCCGACGCAGTCTTGGCGCGCGAGGTCCGCTTCAATCATTTCCATCCCTTTGCTAAAGCTTGGAAGCTTTATGGTTTGGCGTTCGCGATCGCCCTCGCCAGCATTGGGGTGCTGCGCCAGCCGCTGTACTGGGGCGCGATCGGCCTCTTCATAACCGGAATTGGCATACAGACATACGGGTTCTGGGCGCGGATGCAAATTGCCGGTCGCCCGCCCGTCACCAACATGTACGAGTCGGTGGTGTGGGTTGGTTTCGGGATTGCCGCGATCGCTTTAGTCTTCGAGCTATGCTCGCGCGCTCGCTACTACTTACTGGCAGCTGCTCCTCTGGCAATCGTTTGCTTGGTCCTTGCTGACAGCTTGCCTGCCGTTTTGGACCCCACGATCTCGCCGCTCGTGCCGGTTCTGCGCGATAATTTCTGGCTCAGCATCCACGTCCCGACGATTGCTCTCAGCTACGCCAGCTTTGCCCTAGCCCTCGGGGTGGGTCATGTAGCGATCGCCAATTACGTCTTTGCGCCGCAGGCGACACTGCGCCTCAAAACGCTTACGCAGCTCAACTACCGCGTCTTGCAAGTCGGCGTGCTGCTGCTGACGGCCGGCATCATCCTGGGCGGCATCTGGGCGCACTTCTCCTGGGGACGATTCTGGGGTTGGGATCCCAAAGAAACCTGGGCGCTGATCGCGCTATTGTGCTACGTCGCGCCGCTGCACGGGCGGCTCGTTGGCTGGATTGATGACTTCGGACTCAATGTCACCAGCATCGTGTCATTCAATGCCGTGTTGATGGCCTGGTACGGCGTCAACTTCGTACTCGGTTCCGGCTTGCACAGTTACGGATTCGGGACGGGCGGTTCGGAACTCGCGATCGCCAGTGTTGTCGGTGTGGATTTGTTGTTGGTTGCGATCGCGGCAGCCCGCCATGCCGGTTGGGGAAGTTCGGCGGAAACCCTAGCAGCCGAGGGAAATAATCGTAAACCGAGCGTTGAGATATCCGGTCTGGTTGACTGA
- a CDS encoding FG-GAP-like repeat-containing protein — protein sequence MNTSGTDSTIESEPWIGEVFVGPLPFKELLPRAAVKPLSDSRAVVFGLATNDDLLDGRPLEVVENGNTFELETDLLFPIRLQRLNPLSDRVSYVLSALGEVGQTPTDEAEIDASAIVRDGLVAVEGIASGSGTALQADLEQLGLQDASRYGRVVSGWLPTDAIANVENLSSLEYLLPTAQPIKSVGATTSQGVAAIQADLGSQQFFGVDGSGITIGVLSDSYNNLSGAGADIASGDLPGAGNPFGRTSNINVIGDLPFGGSDEGRAMMQLIHDVAPGATLLFRTAFLGSADFAQGIGELVAAGADIIVDDIGYLNEPFFQDGIIAQAADAAAAAGVAYFSAAGNSGRDSYESDFRLGLDDSISSGYIFHDFNPGSGIDIYQQLQLGPGKTLDLSFQWDSPFASAGGSGSTNDLDIFLLNSSATTIVAGSVNNNIGNNAVELLSYTNFSGSTQTLNLAIGRYVPVGGSNPGRIKYINFGEGINFEYATNSPTSFGHPTAAGAAGVGAAFYGNTPAFGTTPPVLESFSSAGGTQILFDTNGNLLAQPEIRNQPRFTAPDGTNTTFFGSDFEGDGFPNFFGTSAAAPHAAAAAALLLDAQGGPGKLSPQQIYQILEETAVDMGQPGYDFNSGFGLIDVNAALEALPPISGGGGGGLTADFNDDGKVDILWRNTENGNNSVWLMDDTNRIGVSQLNPYVVPTEWSIGGLGDFNSDGEVDILWRNSENGTNSVWFMNDTQRVSSAQLTPSPIQGPWRIAGVADFNNDGKDDVLWRNRANGEATVWYMDGVNRIGYSPLSPTGPTLAWDISGIGDFNNDDRPDILWRNSENGLNTVWFLNDTQLTGSAQLSPGPIQSPWRIAGAGDFNNDGNDDVLWRNRANGEALVWYMDGVNRIGYSPLSPTGAPLDWEATV from the coding sequence GTGAACACCTCCGGAACAGACTCCACAATCGAGAGCGAGCCTTGGATTGGCGAGGTGTTTGTCGGGCCGCTGCCTTTTAAAGAGCTATTGCCTCGAGCTGCTGTTAAACCTTTGTCGGACTCGCGTGCAGTTGTCTTCGGACTGGCAACGAACGATGACTTGCTCGACGGTAGACCTTTGGAGGTCGTAGAAAACGGCAACACCTTTGAGCTGGAAACAGATTTATTGTTCCCGATTAGGTTGCAGCGGTTGAATCCCCTGTCCGATCGCGTGAGCTACGTCCTCAGCGCTCTGGGAGAAGTCGGGCAGACACCAACTGACGAAGCGGAGATCGATGCAAGCGCCATAGTGCGCGACGGACTTGTAGCTGTGGAAGGGATCGCTTCGGGCTCAGGGACAGCCTTGCAGGCCGATTTGGAGCAACTGGGCTTGCAGGATGCCAGCAGGTACGGGCGCGTGGTTTCCGGTTGGCTGCCGACTGACGCGATCGCGAACGTGGAAAACTTGTCTAGCTTGGAGTACTTGCTACCCACTGCTCAGCCCATTAAAAGCGTTGGCGCAACGACCAGTCAGGGGGTTGCTGCGATTCAGGCCGACCTGGGCAGCCAGCAATTCTTCGGAGTCGATGGCAGCGGCATAACGATCGGCGTGCTCTCCGATAGCTACAACAATCTGAGTGGAGCTGGTGCCGATATAGCCAGCGGCGATCTGCCGGGCGCGGGCAACCCGTTCGGACGCACGAGCAACATCAACGTCATCGGGGATTTGCCATTTGGCGGCAGCGATGAGGGCCGCGCCATGATGCAACTCATTCACGATGTTGCCCCCGGTGCGACGTTGCTGTTCCGCACCGCTTTTCTCGGTTCTGCCGACTTCGCTCAAGGCATTGGCGAACTCGTTGCTGCGGGAGCTGACATTATTGTGGATGACATTGGCTACTTGAACGAGCCCTTCTTCCAGGACGGTATTATTGCTCAAGCCGCCGATGCCGCGGCAGCGGCGGGGGTAGCTTACTTTTCTGCGGCGGGAAACAGCGGTCGCGATTCCTATGAAAGCGATTTCCGTCTCGGTCTCGATGACTCTATAAGCTCAGGCTACATTTTTCACGATTTCAACCCCGGCAGCGGAATTGATATCTACCAGCAACTACAACTCGGTCCTGGCAAAACGCTCGACCTCTCGTTTCAATGGGATTCGCCCTTTGCCTCTGCTGGCGGTTCTGGGTCGACCAACGACCTCGACATCTTCCTACTCAACAGCAGTGCAACAACCATTGTTGCGGGCAGTGTAAATAACAACATCGGTAACAATGCTGTCGAGCTATTGAGCTATACCAACTTTTCTGGCAGCACGCAAACTCTAAACTTGGCGATCGGGCGCTATGTTCCGGTCGGCGGCAGTAATCCCGGACGCATCAAGTACATTAACTTTGGCGAGGGGATCAATTTCGAATACGCCACCAACAGCCCTACGTCATTCGGCCACCCGACTGCTGCTGGCGCGGCCGGCGTGGGTGCAGCGTTTTATGGCAACACGCCGGCTTTTGGGACGACTCCACCTGTACTCGAGTCCTTTTCATCTGCAGGTGGCACGCAAATTCTCTTCGATACCAATGGCAATCTCCTCGCCCAACCCGAAATCCGTAATCAGCCTCGCTTTACTGCCCCTGACGGCACCAACACAACGTTTTTCGGTAGCGACTTCGAGGGCGACGGGTTCCCTAACTTTTTCGGAACGTCAGCGGCCGCTCCCCATGCCGCCGCCGCCGCCGCTCTATTACTCGATGCTCAGGGCGGTCCCGGCAAACTTAGCCCTCAGCAAATTTACCAAATTCTCGAAGAGACCGCCGTCGATATGGGACAACCCGGCTACGACTTTAACAGCGGTTTCGGACTGATCGATGTCAATGCTGCCCTGGAGGCGCTACCGCCCATCAGCGGTGGTGGCGGTGGCGGGCTCACAGCTGACTTCAATGACGACGGTAAGGTTGATATTCTCTGGCGCAACACCGAAAACGGGAATAACAGCGTCTGGCTCATGGACGATACCAATCGCATCGGCGTCAGTCAGCTGAATCCCTATGTCGTTCCCACGGAGTGGAGCATTGGGGGACTCGGCGACTTTAACAGCGACGGCGAGGTCGATATTCTCTGGCGCAACTCAGAAAACGGGACTAACAGCGTGTGGTTCATGAACGACACTCAACGCGTCAGTTCCGCCCAGCTTACCCCCAGTCCGATTCAGGGACCGTGGCGGATTGCCGGGGTGGCTGACTTCAACAACGACGGGAAGGATGACGTACTCTGGCGCAATCGCGCGAACGGTGAGGCGACGGTTTGGTATATGGACGGCGTTAACCGCATTGGCTATTCGCCCCTCTCACCTACCGGCCCAACCTTGGCCTGGGATATTAGCGGTATCGGCGATTTCAACAACGACGATCGCCCCGATATCCTCTGGCGCAACTCAGAAAATGGGCTTAACACCGTGTGGTTCTTGAATGACACTCAGCTTACGGGTTCCGCCCAGCTTTCTCCGGGTCCGATTCAGAGTCCTTGGCGGATTGCTGGGGCGGGCGACTTCAACAACGACGGCAACGATGACGTGCTCTGGCGCAACCGCGCTAACGGTGAGGCGTTGGTTTGGTATATGGACGGCGTTAACCGCATTGGCTATTCGCCCCTCTCACCTACCGGCGCACCCTTAGATTGGGAAGCAACGGTTTGA
- a CDS encoding 30S ribosomal protein S1: MVNLEAATDRQANIGFTHEDFAALLDKYDYHFNPGDIVAGTVFSMEPRGALIDIGAKTAAYIPIQEMSINRVESPDEVLQSDETREFFILTDENEDGQLTLSIRRIEYMRAWERVRQLQSEDATVRSGVFATNRGGALVRIEGLRGFIPGSHISTRQPKEELVSQELPLKFLEVDEDRNRLVLSHRRALVERKMSGLQVGEVVIGTVRGIKPYGAFIDIGGVSGLLHISEISHDHIDTPHSVFGINDELKVMIIDLDAERGRISLSTKQLEPEPGDMLKDRDLVFEKAEEMAEKFRQKLLAKEQEKRAAAESSESSESADNGYDAGAEFDDEAVDAAAAAT, from the coding sequence ATGGTCAATTTGGAAGCAGCTACCGATCGCCAAGCCAATATCGGCTTCACCCACGAAGATTTCGCGGCTCTGCTCGATAAGTACGATTATCACTTCAACCCCGGCGATATCGTAGCCGGGACCGTTTTCAGTATGGAGCCACGTGGGGCGCTGATCGATATCGGTGCTAAGACGGCGGCTTACATTCCCATTCAGGAAATGTCAATCAACCGGGTGGAGAGCCCGGATGAGGTACTGCAGTCGGACGAGACGCGCGAGTTCTTTATCCTCACCGACGAGAACGAGGACGGTCAGCTGACGCTGTCGATTCGACGCATCGAGTATATGCGTGCTTGGGAGCGAGTACGCCAATTGCAGTCCGAGGATGCGACCGTTCGTTCGGGGGTGTTTGCAACCAACCGCGGTGGTGCGTTAGTCCGTATCGAAGGCTTGCGCGGCTTCATCCCGGGGTCGCATATCAGTACGCGCCAGCCGAAGGAAGAATTGGTTTCGCAAGAACTGCCGCTGAAGTTTTTGGAAGTAGATGAAGACCGCAACCGTTTGGTCTTGAGTCACCGGCGCGCGCTGGTAGAGCGCAAGATGAGCGGTTTGCAAGTCGGCGAGGTCGTGATTGGAACCGTGCGCGGTATCAAGCCTTACGGCGCCTTCATCGATATCGGCGGCGTCAGCGGTCTGTTACACATCTCCGAAATTTCCCACGACCACATCGATACGCCCCACAGTGTCTTCGGCATCAACGACGAATTGAAAGTCATGATCATCGATCTCGATGCCGAACGCGGTCGGATTTCGCTTTCGACGAAGCAACTCGAACCCGAACCGGGTGACATGCTGAAGGACCGCGATCTCGTTTTTGAAAAAGCAGAAGAAATGGCCGAGAAATTCCGCCAGAAGCTCCTTGCAAAGGAGCAGGAGAAGCGGGCAGCAGCAGAGTCATCAGAGTCATCAGAGTCAGCAGATAACGGTTACGATGCTGGCGCCGAGTTCGACGATGAAGCTGTAGATGCAGCAGCGGCTGCTACATAG
- a CDS encoding LysR family transcriptional regulator: MKNATLHQLKVFAVAARHLSFTRAAEELFLTQPTVSMQMKQLTKAVGLPLFEQIGKRLYLTDAGKHLATTCQRIFSELSEFESVVADLKGLKQGQLEIAAVSTTKYFLPRIIGPFCQRYPGVDIALQFTNHEHILNALLENQYDIYILSLPPDSPEVVTLQIMENPLVAIAPREHALAGQVKVPLERLAQEPFIMREVGSGTRRAIEELFSERGLEISVRLELGSNEAIKQAIVGGLGVSVLSKHTLALEKEDGPLVVLDVESLPIQRHWYAIYPAGKQPTIVAKTFLEFLESDTLEPLSKAIPLIDEA, encoded by the coding sequence ATGAAAAATGCAACTCTGCACCAACTCAAAGTCTTCGCCGTAGCTGCCCGCCATCTGAGCTTCACGCGGGCGGCGGAGGAGTTGTTTCTAACACAGCCGACGGTTTCGATGCAAATGAAGCAGCTAACTAAAGCTGTCGGCCTGCCTTTGTTCGAGCAGATTGGCAAGCGCCTCTATTTAACCGATGCCGGCAAGCATCTGGCTACTACCTGCCAGCGCATTTTCTCCGAGCTATCGGAGTTTGAAAGCGTTGTCGCAGACCTTAAAGGACTGAAACAAGGCCAGCTCGAGATCGCAGCAGTCAGTACAACGAAATATTTTTTGCCGCGGATCATCGGACCGTTCTGTCAGCGCTATCCCGGCGTCGATATTGCACTGCAGTTCACCAATCACGAGCACATCCTCAACGCCTTGCTCGAGAATCAGTACGACATCTATATCCTCAGCCTGCCTCCGGATTCTCCCGAGGTCGTAACGCTACAAATCATGGAAAATCCGCTTGTGGCGATCGCGCCGCGCGAGCATGCCCTGGCCGGTCAGGTGAAGGTGCCGCTGGAGCGACTGGCACAAGAACCATTCATTATGCGCGAGGTTGGTTCGGGAACGCGTCGCGCGATCGAGGAGCTATTCTCCGAGCGCGGTCTGGAAATATCCGTGCGCCTTGAGCTGGGCAGTAACGAGGCAATCAAGCAGGCGATCGTAGGCGGGCTCGGCGTGTCGGTATTGTCTAAGCACACACTTGCCCTCGAAAAAGAAGACGGTCCGCTTGTCGTCCTCGACGTGGAATCGCTGCCAATCCAGCGACACTGGTATGCAATCTATCCTGCTGGTAAGCAGCCGACAATTGTAGCAAAGACGTTCCTAGAGTTTCTGGAATCAGACACCCTCGAACCTTTGTCGAAGGCAATTCCCCTCATCGACGAGGCGTAA